One segment of Manihot esculenta cultivar AM560-2 chromosome 4, M.esculenta_v8, whole genome shotgun sequence DNA contains the following:
- the LOC110613290 gene encoding BURP domain-containing protein BNM2A — MVLLRFASCFLLFNVLLFMCGHHASAARDVTKQAHFHNKNLKDDEVATKHPLKGLYYRILDELFKSPTSGPAGPGGSNTLNEFEDFVFDYVEPSYIGLFIPDQVYSGKIMPIYFPIQDPSTTVLPFIPQQKQMGYSISHSPSRLPNIFKNMPPKILKHPPAYDICDIDPDETKICAKDIESTLDFIGRAFDSNEEFKIVGTKQSMSTAVLQEYVVSEDPQEIRGSRKVICHPKHGSYYCHYDVKGANKVLKVLLDGENGDKVEAIAVCHLHTPVTVENAGHPLYRMLGLKAGISPVCHFLAVGNFVLVQT; from the exons ATGGTTCTTCTTCGATTTGCTTCTTGTTTCCTTCTCTTCAATGTTTTATTGTTTATG TGTGGACACCATGCAAGTGCAGCAAGAGATGTAACTAAGCAAGCTCACTTCCACAACAAAAACCTAAAAGATGATGAAGTGGCAACGAAACACCCACTTAAAGGTCTATATTACAGAATCTTGGATGAGCTTTTCAAAAGCCCAACATCAGGACCTGCAGGTCCTGGAGGATCAAATACATTAAACGAGTTTGAAGATTTCGTGTTCGATTACGTAGAGCCTTCATACATAGGCTTGTTCATTCCTGATCAGGTTTACTCTGGAAAGATTATGCCTATCTATTTTCCGATTCAGGATCCTTCTACTACTGTTCTTCCTTTCATTCCTCAACAAAAACAAATGGGCTACTCTATTTCTCATTCACCATCTCGTCTGCCAAATATTTTCAAGAACATGCCACCCAAAATCTTGAAACACCCACCAGCCTACGATATCTGTGATATTGATCCAGATGAAACGAAAATCTGTGCTAAAGATATAGAATCAACCCTTGATTTTATCGGCCGTGCGTTTGATTCGAATGAGGAGTTCAAAATCGTGGGAACAAAACAGTCAATGTCTACTGCTGTTTTACAAGAATATGTTGTTTCCGAAGATCCTCAAGAGATTAGAGGTTCAAGAAAGGTTATTTGTCATCCTAAGCATGGTTCTTATTACTGCCACTATGATGTTAAAGGTGCAAATAAGGTTTTGAAGGTATTGCTGGATGGTGAGAATGGAGATAAAGTGGAAGCTATTGCTGTCTGCCATTTGCACACACCAGTTACAGTTGAGAATGCTGGGCATCCTTTGTATCGGATGTTAGGACTCAAGGCTGGAATATCTCCTGTGTGCCACTTCTTGGCTGTAGGAAACTTTGTTTTGGTTCAGACATAG